DNA sequence from the Liolophura sinensis isolate JHLJ2023 chromosome 1, CUHK_Ljap_v2, whole genome shotgun sequence genome:
GCCGAGACACGTCGATATTGTGCCTGTTTGATGTGGATGGAACCTTAACACTTCCTAGACAGGTAAGATTCAACGTTTAACAGATTCAACATATCcgctttacaacaacaacatgtcaacTTAACCACGTGTCGTatgtaaacattgcaatcagGACAAGGTTTACGCCGACGTAAGTCTTTCTGTAGTatcaaaaaatttaattttcgGAGAAAAAAGTATTCTTAGGGCGATAAGTTAAGAATTGAAGTATTTCGTGGGGATTAATGGGCTATGCACATATACAGATGATAGCCTATGCAGCCATGTATGCCCGCgctatagatatacatgtggCTGATGCAATGTTTTGGTGTATAGGCTTAGTTGTAATTCTGGTAGAATTTACGGGCCAAATAACGGTTTCCACTTGTCATTAAAGCTAAACGTTATAActtaaaaaattgaaataccGATTTTATGATTATAGTGATCATCTAATTGTAGGTGATTACACCTGAAATGCAGACCTTCCTTGATAAACTTCGGGAGAAAGTTGTGCTGGGAATTGTTGGTGGGTCAGATTATGCAAAGATCAAAGAACAGCTCGGCAGTGAAAATGGTAAGGTTAGGTTTTTCAGCAAGAGAGTACTCCAGAGAATGGTTTCAGCTTTTTGTGCTGCATATGCAGTccttgaatattttacttataaattTTGGTTCTGTCTGCAAGCCAGGAAATAAGCTAGAGCAAGCACAAAGACCTGGACCAAATAGTATTTTGAAAGGGCCATCTGTCTGGCacagaacaaaaataacatCGCAACTTTTTTGATAATGTTAATAGCTGGAAGATTTGCAATTATATCCTTCACCAACTTACAGATTATTTTCAGGCTTGATCTGATGATAGTGACAGTCATAACATACatggaacctcccaccaatgcagttactgtgagttcaagtccagcccatactggcttcttctctgacaatatgtgggaaggtctgccagcaacctgtggatggctgtgggtttcccccaggctctacccggtttccatccaTAATAATGCTAACCACtgttatgtaagtgaaatattctggagtgcaatgtaaaacaccaatcaaataataaataaatgataaataaataaattattacatacataaatttaGACAAGTTAAGCAGCATACTCTAATGGTGATATAATAGATCACAATtatattacaatatatgttTAAAGCCCTTCTAACTTTATCTTTGCTCCAATTCCAGTGCCCAGTGGATATGATTTTGTATTTGCCGAGAATGGACTAATAGCATACAAAGACGGTAAACTTATTGGAcaacaggtaaaataaatatatgtgtccTTATATATGTCATTCTTATGAATCAtatgtgtttcattttaaagccattttgtGCAAAAGACCCTTATCATTAGGATAAAGATTGATGTAATTTTGGCAAAGACAGTGgtcatatttttgaaaaaatggtttaaaatgaCTCTTGCTTATTGTTCAGATGGTCAGACAAAATCTGGAGTTCAAATCCTGAATACAACTGTGAAAAAATTCCTGACTAACACAAATCAGatattataaaacaaacaaatctattCTTACAAAAGGCTAAATTTGTTGTTCCGTATCTCACATTCGAAGATTTACAAAAATGTTGACATCCTTAAATAAGTCTGAGTACTTGTTGTACTTCCTCTAGTTATACAGTTGTACAAAACAGATGTAGTAGCCGAGGACTTTTGTGTGCTTAACGGTACGCCTATTCCATGTCCATGTCTGTAGCAGGGATTACTTACAGTGTCACTCAGGTTCAGTGTTAAAATCAGCTTTTTTTAGTGTACTGTAAATATCACATCGTATTCCATATCAGcacatatattttctgtttatttcattcacaGAGCATGTTGAAGTTCAAAGGAGAAGAAGTATTGCAGAAAGTATTAAACTTTGCCCTACAGTACATGTCCCAGTTAACGCTACCTGCAAAGAGGTGAGATACAATATACACTGACCTGCCATAAATGTGTAATGTCAATTGAGTGATATGGCATTATATCTTCTAATCCTCAGATTataatgtgttatttttttcatataaagTGTGCCGTGTTTGAAATGTCAGAAGCCTATTCCGTCTTGCTTTGTGCAAACTGTGAACACCATTAAAGACaaactctagataaagagacatgtattactgaaaattgttttgtttactaCTATTTGTGTGCTTATTTTTTGTAATGCCTACTCCTTAGTTTCTTAATATTAACCGTGGTCTTgtcagagttattccccttggtTGTGACAACATTTTCTTTATCACACTTCTCTTCTTATTACTATTCTGTGTAGTACATTATTATTTGTATTGCAATATTTTCTGCAGCACAGTAAACTGCACAGATGGCTCTGTCACTCTATGAGTGAAATCATATGCAAGTATTGGTGTATTCACTTATACCTATGCATGTTTGTGCACGTGATGTTATCCCTTGTGTGTAAAATGTCTTTGCCAGGTGTAAGTCCCGTTAAGTGATGtattttctgtgatgttttcaGAGGTACATTTGTGGAGTTCAGGACTGGTATGATTAACCTGTGTCCTGTAGGCAGAAGCTGCTCTCAGGAGGAAAGGATACAGTTTAGTGATTATGACAAGGTGGGTGGGCTAATCACACAAAATGGCAATACAGAGTGAAAATAAGTTGTCATTGAAACAAAGTTTACAGTTTTACTTTGGTgactttatttcagtatttccaTTACATCGTTTCTTGACTATTTGTATTTCTAAATGTTTATGTGCCTCTAGTGTATCAAACTGAGAGGGATTTATGGTCACCTGAACTTATTAGCATTGTACAGATTATCGTAGGAGGAAAGAAAACATGTTGTGTTGCATATTTTAACGCTGCATAGCTTATATATGTACCTGAGTGATCTGTCTTGTTGACATACATGAGTCCAATCACTAGCAAACTCAGTGCACAAGTAATCTTATcttaaaactgcaaaagtgtCAGCAGAAATCCTACCACCATAGAGGAAAAGCACTTTGGGAACATTTGTTCTGTCCTGTTTTTAGGAGCACAAAGTCCGAGAGAAGTTTGTGGAGGCTTTGTACAAGGCTTTCCCAGATGCGGGATTAGAGTTTGCCATTGGTGGTCAGATCAGTATAGACGTGTACCCTGTAGGATGGGACAAGCGCATCTGTCTACAGCACCTGGAGGCAGAGGGATTCAAGGCTATTCACTTTTTTGGGGATAAAACAGAAAAGGTACACAAacttgttttgaatttttaggAAATTTTTTATAAATAGGACATTGTGGGGAATAACATTAATTGAGATGAGAATGTCTTTGGTAAATTCTCTGAACAACAAATTCACAAGATGATTGGATAATTTATcagtttttcagtttatttttatatcctcTGGCAACATTTAAAAAAGATTCATTCGGCCTGttgaacaaaaatttaaatttgtttggCCTTACATTGTCTATCAGTCTTCATTCATTTCATATATTCATCTAttggataatttttcaaaaGTCTTTTCTCAATATATAGCTTAactattttgtttgttttttcctcACAGGGTGGAAATGACCATGCTATATATGAAGATCCTCGTACAATAGGCCATAAAGTTACCTGCCCAGAAGATACGATCAAACAGTTAACTGAGTTACTCTTTAAAGATTAAATATTGTGAATATGTCTGACATTTGGACATCGAGGGAAATATGTATTCAGTCTATGACAATCATGCTTAAGagtcatatattttttcttatttcattgtacatgtatacatttttaccccaaaaaataatgtatttgcTTAAATGTTGAGGTGATAAATTTTTAAACTGACCAAAGCAAATTATTCAGTGAGGGATTAAATGTGGGTATTTATAAAACCAGAGTTTTTATTCTTGTGATGTGGTTCATGTTTATGATATACATGGATGTTGTTGTGTGGTTCAGCCAGATTCAGTCGGAATAAATCTTGAGTGCATGCGTAATagcctaatcaaataaatccataaataagTCAGTTTAAATGAGTACAGGCGTTTGCTCATGTAGCTACAGTGTTGACCTCATCAGTTGATCGGCATCTGATTAATGACATTGCAgtctcgaatccagctctctctAAATTAACTGAGGCTCCAAGTCCTGTACCTAATGATGAGCCAAGGTGTACTCTGGGCATTTTGTTTCCTTCTACCCATAAACCAGTCCGTCATAtgcatgtaagtgaaaactcTGAACATTAATGAGAAGGCTTAtatactaagtacatgtacaacacccaTTTGGCTGAGGCTCTGATGTGATACTGGTAGATATTTTGCGGTTGCCCATAAACCTCATCTTGAACCATAAAGGTGAACTATTTTGTAGTCcttccatttattcatttcattagtGTATTAccccgtgctcaagaatatttcacctatacgacgccAGCCAGCTTTAGCATGGAAGATGACCGAGTAGAACCAGGGCGAAACCAGCGACCATCCACTGGCACACCTTACCACATATaagtggagaggaagccacgCGTATAGTGCCCGCATTATGCACAGAGAAGTTGTACATTCCCTTGTCCATAGATGCTTTAGTGACAGTGAGAGACCGCCTGTGCCCGTCCAAGGCCGTTTGTACATTCTTACCTCGGTTGAAAAACCACTTGTCTGTCATAACAGTTGATATGACACAAAGGAATGTGCAACACAAACAAAAGTCTAATGTTTCATCCCTTATAAACTcttgtgagtacatgtatattctgctATCATCCTGGGCTGACTACAGGATATTTTGGACACACCACATTTTACAATCTACCATACACTTGACCTGCAGTGTGGGGTGAGTTGACATTTTTTGTGAACCCTGAACTGACCACATGGTCGTTTTATACACTTCGCACTCTACAATCTAAAGCACACCTGCACGTGACCTGCAATGTGGGATGATTTGACATTTTTGTAAACCCAGAACTGACGACTGGGTATCCAATGGAACACCCCACACTCTAAAATTtaccatacacatacacatgacgTTTTGGTTATAGTCTCCACGTGGTAAACCATTTCTTACTTCACATCGATAGCTCACGAATACATGAAGATTAAAGACTTTGTACAATATACACCACCATACATTTATTCTATCACTTCTACACTGTCAACATTCGCTGGTCAGAAAGAAGGCTCTTTATTAACAGTTTCTCTAAGCATTTCAGAGTCGATATATTGTACTGCAATAGTTTCATCCACAAGCCTGTAGGCCAATCTGGTGCGTTCGTCTTCTGCTTTTATACCAGTAACTCCTGcaagaaaaatattgaaaatatttgagaatagaaacattgaaatatttatcaacatCTTTTCTTGGGAAGCACTGATACATTTTTCTTCCAATATTCAGTACATTCGATTCATGATAAAGACATCAActaagcctacatgtaacattcatttAAAGCTTGCCTACCATCTTTCCATGTCAATTTTTCCTCTGTCAATGCAATGGACTCCATAAATTCTGGCAAACATTTCTTGCACATTTAAGTTTATGGAGATAGTCCAGTTTcagcctgatacatgtacctttactcTGTTGACTAAGACCACCATGGAACCGTCGTGGATGTAGATGTAAGCATATCTCATAATCGTATCGTCGTCGTCTTGGGAAGCACACAGAGTGTTTCCGACATCTGTGGACAAAACGGTGTGAACGGTTTATCATTTGGTGTGATGAATCTGGATCCATAGATTTATTCTTATTGATTCATAGCTCACTGACAAACGCTGGAAAAGGCAGTGATTCACTATATAAAGAAATTCAATACTATCGTAGTATAAGCCTGCGGAGTTGTATGTCTTTCGCCATGGACTTGGAGAAAGCTGTTCCCAACAATTGTGGAGAAATGGAATATAGCAAAAATATATTGGAGAATATTTCTTGAATCATTATGTAGGAGCATTTGATTTGTCAGCTTTcgtctgaaataaaataaatcagtgcaCCGGTAGGGAAAAACTTCAAACACATAGAGAAGTCAAACATATTCCTATTCTTCTTATGTTAGTTGAGGAACCCTTCCTCCATTGACAAATCGAGCTGGCGTGAAGTAGACATAGATAATAGATACCGCAGTACTCTTGTAAGATGACACTGATATTGCAAAATGTATTAAGTAGAGGTGTTCGCCATGAAGTGGCACTACGACCGAATGTCAGGAAAAACTCTTAGTCACTTTTGTTGGTTAACAAACCATACTCTCTCTTAAGGCTctggtcagtataatgtttgGAAACTGATCACTTGTGAGATCGGCTCTCTTAGATGACGCAAAACCCTTCAACTACATTTTTTATTCGTTTTTGGCGTAGAAATGCAAGGTACTAGCAGTAAAAACCAGTGTAATCGTACTTGAATATTGAACTTAAGTGTTAAGATGCTCgataaatatgggccctggGCCATAGATTGAAATTTAAGACTTATAATAAACCAATttatgactgtgttttcaaaGATTTTACCAAGCAACACTTACTTGTTTCGTCAATGTTGTCCACCAGGGTGATGCCGAGAGCTGTGCACTGTGCACGACATTCCTCCTCATTAAGGGGGCCAGTCCTGAAAGCCGTACACTGGACGCAGCTCTTCAGGCTGTGGCAGCGACTGGCACATGTCTCCAAAGGGAAAGATTGAGGGATTAAAGGATTAGATGAAATTCAAATTATTCGTGTGATGTAAGAGGGAACATAACCAATACAAAGCCAAGTGCATAAGTTATAGCCTGAGGGAAGTTTTTATACGGATGTAGGCCATTCTTCAAAAGACCGCTTCAGTGACACCCAGGATCAAAACCCGAgtcgtgtcataccaaagactttaaaaatggtgcttgttgctgctCACTTGGCGCTttgcactgagaggttaaagcaaggaaatacGACTGACTGGCCccgtgtcagtatgatgtgactgggtggagtgtcacgCCTGctatcttcggcatgatacttcagcggaGTTagactttggcggcatggactcacttTACCACAAGAAGTAACGgtatatgtgcacatacataATGACTCcctgtcgtcatatgactaaagacttcttaagtacgacgttaagcttCAAgaattcaatcagtcattcttaAAAAGTTGCTAATCTTCAAAATGTTGAATTATTTCATATGCTTGAACTTCGATAACTCCGTCGGATGGTGGAAAGTTAGGTCCTTTGTCACCCTGCCTTTCCACACGTTTTGTACTGGTATCGTATTTTGCAGCCAGTTCATGTAAGAGTTTATTTCCCTTTCCACTGTTGGACAAACAACGGAACCTTTCCCACCTACAGTAATTCGGGCTTATTAGTTGTGTGGCCTATTATTCATGCCTGTCGTTCGGAAACCGCATGGTGACGAGTTACTGATGTATTGCAAGAGAACAACGGTCAGTCCAGCTTGGAACCGAGACGCCATTACGGGGAAAAAGATACCCCATTGATCAGCCTAGCACAATATATTCAGGAATGGCCATATGAAAAACTAGCTCCTAGATGGGATCTGGTGGAAACGAATTCTGAAAGACCAAGCTTTATATTTACCAGATTTTTGTATGAGTATACCTGCAAGCGGCAGGCTAGATCAGGGATGTGAAATATGTACAGGGGCCTATGTACGACAATAAACTAAAGTTTGTTGAGGACATGACATACCGGACAGTCTTCACATGTTGGTCCCATCCACACTCCGTCACACTCACACTGTCCACCAATACACATTCCGTGATTGGCACACAGAGACTAAACGGGAAGAGACAGGtatatttgatatataaatttaattgcagatgcatatttttgatatatttatttaattgcaggtgtaaatatttgatatatttaattgaaggtgtatatatttgatacttttattttattggagttcAACAAAATACTCAGgaacaaacattaaaataacTGTTACACATTATTACTAAAGTGGAAATTTGCTACTTCATCATGCAATAACAAATCTGTTATCATGgtcattgtcatcatcatcgtcgtcgtcgttgtcatcatcatcatcatcatcatcactgtcattaTTCCCCCAAACCTGTCTTAAACAAGGGAGAGGACTTACGCCATCAGAGGACAGGCAGGGGTCGCTGTCTGTTGCTATTTCGCAGGCGGCACCTGTAAATCCGTCTTTACACACACACTGGCTGCACACGCACCGACCGTGATCGACACCTGCATGTGTACAATAAATTACACATTGAAACTCCATCTTGTCTGCACGCAAATATAAATGGATTATATATTCGCGCACTTATTGTTTTCTGGTATAACTTTAGCTGGTCTATATCTTATTTCATCAGATGTGCCAGCTATACCTTGGTTCCTTAGTCTAAATTGCAGAAAGGTAGAGTCTGTTCGCGCatcataatatatttatttatttatttgattggtgttttacgccgtactcatgaatatttcacttaaacgacggcggccagcattatggtgggaggaaaccgggcacagcttgggggaaacccacgaccatccgcaggttgctgacagaccttcccacgtacggccggagaggaagccagcatgagctggcatCATAATATAGCCTGTGTTTTACTGACGTAATGGATAATATAATTCGTGAActaaaaatgtttaaactaAAATAATGTTGGGTATTGCATATTAGTTATGTGAAAGCCAGAGCTTTAGTTACACATAACAATGCGTTTGTAGCTTACCCCCACAAATCCCTAAATCAGTAACGGGACACGCAGTGTCGTCACATTCACAATAACGCCCTGAATATCGGACAACCCCACCAAGCTGAAAATTAAGAACAAAATCATCAAACTATTCCCTGAGACGTTCCAGGAATATGTCATTTCAAAATCTCaaacattttccatttataccTAAAGGGCTAAAAGGAGGCGGGGGGGAGGTCAATATCTAGTGCCGGGCCCCgatagcgcagttggtagagcgtccgcttcgggagcggtagatccagggttaatcctgggtcgggtcacacctaagaccttaaaagaggaagttgtaacgtccttgcttggcgtttaacatgaaggggatagtgcaacgactggtcggcctgtatcagcataatggctcgggcggggcgccttacttgccttcggtaaggtgtctcagtgaagcagcactagataaaagagcggtggaaatccgtcctacaacatggacgcacatcacatgcactctaaggattccttcgtcgtcatataactgaaaaattgttaagtatgacgttaaaccccaagcgctcattcactcactcaatatCTAGAAGTGGCTATCACCGCCAGTGTGAATAAATGGGATTTCTTGGGTTTAATCCAATGGTGTTTTGCTCTGCTTGATGTTGTTATCTGTCACACTAAACTGTTACCTTGTATGTTTTGATAGTCCCTTAAACTGTTCAACAGTCCTTTGTTCGCTAATTAAGAcggttaaagcgctggctcgcTTCGACTCTCATGTCCTTGACTAATGTAGTCGTGTGTTCGACTCAAGCTCTCGCCATTTCAGCTgcagctttacgtcaggaggtttgcctAACTGATTATATGTTTTGTGACGTAGCGTGTACCACTTACGGTTGGCTCTGGTACCTTGTTACAATGACAATATCCGCACACACATTCTCCTTGTCCTGAACAAACATCTGACGACCTGCATGTGAACAGAGGACATTTGAACAAATGTGAACAGAGGACATTTGAACACATGTGAACAGAGGACATTTGAACAGTGAAGAACATTCTATCACTAGGCAAGGCCCAGCTTGTTTCGCTTACCAGTTAACATTGCTGTATGCAATTAGCTCACGAAGTGCAAATTGCTTTCCCTAACAGGCCACGTATACTGAGCGCAACCAATACCAATCCACCAAACTCTGGTGCAAGTAAAAATAGACATTGCATTATTCAATGatttcagaaaattattttaCGTAATTTTTGGATGTTTATACCCTTTGTCTTACTCTCGTGACCGTATTCTAACCTTAAAATAATGCACTTTTAAATTCATTGTTGGGCTACTAAAACCTTCTGCCACGCTGTAGTGTCCGTACTCCATGCATTCCATTACTGGACCTTACCTCCTGCCGCACTGTGGTGTCTGTATTTTACACGTAACCATGCACTTTCTTTCTGGACTAAACCTTTGCCATACTttggatatttatttaacatgtatttacTAATTTTTCATTGGTATTTAACATCGTGTTCAAAAGctgttcacttatttgacggcggtTATACTTTGGTGTCCC
Encoded proteins:
- the LOC135482088 gene encoding phosphomannomutase 2-like, translating into MSGRDTSILCLFDVDGTLTLPRQVITPEMQTFLDKLREKVVLGIVGGSDYAKIKEQLGSENVPSGYDFVFAENGLIAYKDGKLIGQQSMLKFKGEEVLQKVLNFALQYMSQLTLPAKRGTFVEFRTGMINLCPVGRSCSQEERIQFSDYDKEHKVREKFVEALYKAFPDAGLEFAIGGQISIDVYPVGWDKRICLQHLEAEGFKAIHFFGDKTEKGGNDHAIYEDPRTIGHKVTCPEDTIKQLTELLFKD
- the LOC135461324 gene encoding integrin beta-5-like isoform X2, encoding MRTRCDLEDSLVAAGCRTVTAVREANLRITQAEPLSPSRFFTPQRVTADLFKNHPVTFTVRVMIPDNFRKNRVTLRTKNKPSNLAISITSPCPGSIGSGPRLSCPVRGSGDEMEFQVQLTLTGCGDDSNTRMRLKASGIRGNVRIDVLNRCTCACEFYSVFASSEPAEYCSDNGEVLCGLCHCYPGYNGDRCQCQKSQYEQRCVAEGSSDVCSGQGECVCGYCHCNKVPEPTLGGVVRYSGRYCECDDTACPVTDLGICGGVDHGRCVCSQCVCKDGFTGAACEIATDSDPCLSSDGSLCANHGMCIGGQCECDGVWMGPTCEDCPTCASRCHSLKSCVQCTAFRTGPLNEEECRAQCTALGITLVDNIDETNVGNTLCASQDDDDTIMRYAYIYIHDGSMVVLVNRVKELLV